In Rhodoferax koreense, a genomic segment contains:
- a CDS encoding YqgE/AlgH family protein yields the protein MTLDSAPMNLTHHFLIAMPGLEDEAFAKSVVYLCEHSERGALGLVINRLSDISLKSLFDKVELPLRRLDLADSPVFQGGPVQTERGFVLHEAVFSGDVNSTEPVYASTMTIPGGLEMTTSKDVLEALSTGAGPRRVLVSLGYSAWGEGQLEAELGENSWLTVEADLAVIFDTPVEQRYDKALMLLGLQAWMLSPEAGHA from the coding sequence ATGACCCTAGATTCTGCGCCGATGAACCTCACGCATCACTTTTTGATAGCGATGCCCGGGCTGGAGGACGAGGCTTTCGCCAAAAGCGTGGTTTACCTGTGCGAGCATAGCGAACGCGGCGCCCTGGGCCTGGTGATCAACCGGCTCAGCGACATCAGCCTCAAGAGCCTGTTCGACAAGGTCGAGCTGCCGCTGCGGCGGCTGGACCTGGCCGACAGTCCGGTGTTCCAGGGCGGCCCGGTGCAGACCGAACGCGGCTTCGTACTGCACGAGGCGGTGTTCTCCGGCGACGTGAATTCCACCGAGCCGGTCTACGCCTCGACCATGACCATTCCCGGCGGCCTGGAGATGACCACGTCCAAGGATGTGCTCGAAGCCCTGTCCACCGGCGCCGGTCCGCGCCGGGTGCTGGTGTCGCTGGGCTACTCGGCCTGGGGCGAGGGCCAGCTCGAGGCCGAACTCGGCGAGAACAGCTGGCTCACGGTGGAGGCCGACCTGGCGGTGATCTTCGACACGCCGGTGGAGCAGCGTTACGACAAGGCGCTGATGCTGCTGGGCCTGCAGGCCTGGATGTTGTCGCCCGAGGCAGGTCACGCATGA
- the ruvX gene encoding Holliday junction resolvase RuvX yields MSDSAASDSAVPAHFQSFLAFDYGTKRTGVATGNRLTRSATGKNTIQAEGDARFTPIAALVREWQPDALVIGVPYHPDGAAHENTRLAQKFARQLRGRFGLPVFEVDERYSTTEAIASGAKDADAASACIILEQFLRSLP; encoded by the coding sequence ATGAGTGATTCGGCGGCTTCCGACAGCGCTGTTCCGGCTCATTTTCAATCTTTTCTCGCGTTCGACTACGGTACCAAACGCACCGGTGTTGCCACCGGCAACCGCCTTACACGCAGCGCCACGGGCAAGAACACGATCCAGGCCGAAGGGGATGCGCGCTTCACGCCCATCGCGGCCCTGGTGCGCGAATGGCAGCCCGATGCGCTGGTGATCGGCGTGCCCTACCACCCTGACGGCGCGGCCCACGAGAACACGCGCCTTGCGCAGAAATTCGCGCGCCAGTTGCGCGGTCGTTTCGGCCTGCCCGTGTTCGAAGTCGACGAACGCTACAGCACCACCGAGGCCATCGCCTCGGGTGCGAAGGACGCCGATGCCGCCTCGGCCTGCATCATTCTTGAACAGTTTTTGAGGAGTCTTCCATGA
- the pyrR gene encoding bifunctional pyr operon transcriptional regulator/uracil phosphoribosyltransferase PyrR, whose product MTTSSAAPVAAGALLLDAEALYRELLRGVQQLRTPQTQLVGVTSGGAWLVERLHSDLQLTGPANIISSAMHRDDFSKRGMVSGGGGQTTLTFDVNGAEIILLDDVLYTGRTIRAVLNELFDYGRPASVKLAVLVDRGGRELPVQADFAAARVALASTQLLALARDTAGGFSFKVEG is encoded by the coding sequence ATGACCACATCCAGTGCGGCCCCGGTCGCGGCAGGCGCACTACTCCTGGACGCCGAAGCGCTTTATCGCGAGCTGCTGCGCGGCGTGCAGCAGTTGCGTACGCCACAGACGCAGTTGGTCGGCGTGACTTCGGGCGGCGCCTGGCTCGTCGAGCGGCTGCATTCCGATCTGCAACTGACAGGCCCGGCCAACATCATTTCCTCCGCCATGCACCGCGACGATTTCTCCAAGCGCGGCATGGTGTCGGGCGGCGGCGGGCAGACAACGCTCACCTTCGATGTCAACGGCGCCGAGATCATCCTGCTCGACGACGTGCTCTACACCGGCCGCACCATCCGCGCCGTGCTCAACGAACTGTTCGACTATGGCCGGCCGGCTTCGGTGAAGCTGGCCGTGCTGGTGGACCGCGGTGGCCGCGAACTGCCCGTGCAGGCCGACTTCGCGGCTGCGCGCGTGGCGCTGGCGTCAACGCAATTGCTAGCATTGGCCCGAGATACCGCCGGTGGCTTCAGCTTCAAGGTGGAAGGCTAA
- a CDS encoding aspartate carbamoyltransferase catalytic subunit yields MLYKRNPQLNKNGELIHLLSIEGLPKSILTQILDTAANFVSVNDREVKKVPLLRGKSVFNLFFENSTRTRTTFEIAATRLSADVINLDIARSSAAKGESLLDTIANLSAMAADLFVVRHSESGAPYLIAQHVAPHVHVINAGDGRHAHPTQGLLDMYTIRHYKKDFSNLTVAIVGDVLHSRVARSDIHALTTLGCAEVRVVGPKTLVPGDMAQMGVRVCHTLEEGIKGCDVVIMLRLQNERMSGALLPSSQEFFKSFGLTPEKLQLAKPDAIVMHPGPINRGVEIDSAVVDGKQSVILPQVTFGIAVRMAVMGIVAGNEA; encoded by the coding sequence ATGCTCTACAAACGCAATCCCCAACTCAACAAGAACGGCGAGCTGATCCATCTGCTGTCGATCGAAGGCCTGCCGAAAAGCATCCTCACGCAGATCCTCGACACGGCGGCCAACTTCGTCAGCGTGAACGACCGCGAGGTCAAGAAGGTGCCGCTGTTGCGCGGCAAGAGCGTGTTCAACCTGTTCTTCGAGAACAGCACGCGCACCCGCACCACCTTCGAGATCGCGGCCACCCGGCTGTCGGCGGACGTGATCAACCTGGACATCGCGCGCTCCAGCGCGGCCAAGGGTGAGTCGCTGCTCGACACCATCGCCAACCTCTCGGCCATGGCGGCCGACCTGTTCGTCGTTCGGCATAGCGAATCGGGCGCGCCGTATCTCATCGCCCAGCATGTGGCCCCGCATGTGCACGTGATCAACGCCGGCGACGGCCGCCACGCGCACCCCACGCAGGGGCTGCTCGACATGTACACCATCCGCCACTACAAGAAGGATTTCAGCAACCTCACGGTGGCCATCGTCGGCGACGTGCTGCATTCGCGCGTGGCGCGCTCCGATATCCACGCCTTGACCACGCTGGGCTGCGCCGAGGTGCGCGTGGTCGGCCCCAAGACCCTGGTGCCGGGCGACATGGCGCAGATGGGCGTGCGCGTGTGCCACACGTTGGAAGAGGGCATCAAGGGCTGCGACGTGGTGATCATGCTGCGGCTGCAGAACGAGCGCATGAGCGGCGCGCTGCTGCCTTCGAGCCAGGAATTCTTCAAAAGCTTCGGCCTCACGCCCGAAAAGCTGCAGCTGGCCAAGCCGGATGCGATCGTGATGCACCCGGGGCCGATCAACCGCGGCGTGGAGATCGATTCGGCGGTGGTCGACGGCAAACAGAGCGTGATCCTGCCGCAGGTGACCTTCGGCATCGCGGTGCGCATGGCGGTGATGGGAATCGTGGCAGGTAATGAGGCGTGA
- a CDS encoding dihydroorotase encodes MKILIKNGRVMNPATQFDTVCDIAIASGRIIGIGNTPADFKPGKVIEAQGCIVLPGLVDLAVRLREPGYEHEGMLESEMAAAVAGGVTSVVCPPDTDPVLDEPGLVEMLKFRAEKLHQSRVFPLGALTRGLKGAVLTEMVELTEAGCVGFSQAEVALEDTLVLQRALQYASTFGYTVWLRPQDFHLGKGVAASGPLATRMGLSGVPVAAETIALYTIFELMKSTGARVHLCRLSSAAGVELVRQAKRDGLKVSCDISINSLQLTDVDIGYFDSRARLSPPLRQQRDRDALRAALADGTVDALVSDHTPVDEDAKTLPFAEAEPGATGLELLLSQALKWSEEDGVPLLRALAVVTEAPARVIGATLGTLQASVGKLVEGGVADVCIFDPAERWTVGPATLRSQGKYTPFSGHELPGRPRATLVGGHIAFEAGQRG; translated from the coding sequence ATGAAGATACTCATCAAGAACGGCCGGGTGATGAACCCGGCAACGCAGTTCGATACCGTCTGCGACATCGCCATCGCCTCCGGCCGCATCATCGGCATCGGCAACACGCCGGCCGACTTCAAGCCGGGCAAGGTGATCGAAGCGCAGGGCTGCATCGTGCTGCCCGGCCTGGTGGACCTGGCCGTGCGGCTGCGCGAGCCGGGCTACGAACACGAGGGCATGCTCGAGAGCGAAATGGCCGCGGCCGTGGCCGGTGGCGTGACGAGCGTGGTCTGCCCGCCCGACACGGACCCCGTGCTCGACGAGCCAGGCCTGGTGGAAATGTTGAAGTTCCGCGCCGAGAAGCTGCACCAGTCGCGCGTGTTCCCGCTCGGCGCGCTCACCCGTGGGCTCAAGGGGGCGGTGCTCACCGAGATGGTCGAATTGACAGAGGCCGGCTGCGTGGGTTTCAGCCAGGCCGAGGTGGCGCTGGAAGACACGTTGGTGCTGCAGCGCGCGCTACAGTACGCCAGCACCTTCGGCTACACCGTGTGGCTGCGGCCGCAGGATTTCCATCTCGGCAAGGGCGTGGCCGCGAGCGGCCCGCTGGCCACGCGCATGGGCCTGTCCGGCGTGCCGGTGGCGGCCGAGACGATTGCGCTCTACACCATCTTCGAACTCATGAAGTCCACCGGCGCACGCGTGCATCTGTGCCGGTTGAGCAGCGCCGCCGGCGTGGAACTGGTGCGCCAGGCCAAGCGCGATGGACTGAAGGTGAGCTGCGACATCAGCATCAACTCGCTGCAACTCACCGATGTCGACATCGGCTACTTCGACAGCCGCGCGCGGCTGAGCCCGCCGCTGCGCCAGCAGCGCGACCGCGACGCCCTGCGCGCGGCCCTCGCCGACGGCACGGTGGACGCGCTGGTGTCGGACCACACACCGGTCGATGAAGACGCCAAGACCCTGCCTTTCGCCGAAGCCGAGCCCGGTGCCACCGGCCTGGAACTGCTGCTGAGCCAAGCGCTGAAGTGGAGCGAGGAGGACGGCGTGCCATTGCTGCGCGCACTGGCCGTTGTCACCGAGGCGCCGGCGCGCGTGATCGGCGCCACGCTCGGCACGCTGCAGGCCAGCGTGGGCAAGCTCGTCGAAGGCGGCGTGGCCGACGTGTGCATCTTCGATCCGGCCGAGCGCTGGACCGTCGGTCCCGCCACGCTGCGCAGCCAGGGCAAATACACACCGTTCTCGGGCCACGAACTGCCGGGCCGCCCGCGGGCCACGCTGGTCGGTGGGCACATCGCCTTCGAGGCGGGTCAGCGCGGTTAG